One window from the genome of Ammospiza nelsoni isolate bAmmNel1 chromosome 16, bAmmNel1.pri, whole genome shotgun sequence encodes:
- the LOC132080278 gene encoding core histone macro-H2A.1 isoform X2, with the protein MSSRGGKKKSTKTSRSAKAGVIFPVGRMLRYIKKGHPKYRIGVGAPVYMAAVLEYLTAEILELAGNAARDNKKGRVTPRHILLAVANDEELNQLLKGVTIASGGVLPNIHPELLAKKRGSKGKLEAIITPPPAKKAKSPSQKKTVSKKTGGKKGARKSKKQGEVSKSASADSTTEGTPADGFTVLSTKSLFLGQKLNLIHSEISNLAGFEVEAIINPTNADIDLKDDLGSTLEKKGGKEFVEAVIELRKKNGPLDIAGAVVSAGHGLPAKFVIHCNSPGWGSDKCEELLEKTVKNCLALADEKKLKSIAFPSIGSGRNGFPKQTAAQLILKAISSYFVSTMSSSIKTVYFVLFDSESIGIYVQEMAKLDAN; encoded by the exons ATGTCCAGCAGGGGTGGAAAGAAGAAGTCAACCAAGACTTCCCGCTCTGCGAAGGCTGGGGTCATATTCCCGGTTGGAAGAATGCTCCGCTACATTAAGAAAGGCCACCCCAAGTACAGAATTGGTGTTGGTGCTCCTGTGTACATGGCTGCTGTACTGGAATATCTAACTG CGGAAATTCTGGAAttggctggaaatgctgcaaggGACAACAAGAAGGGTCGAGTCACTCCTAGACACATCCTGTTGGCTGTAGCAAATGATGAAGAATTAAATCAG CTATTGAAAGGGGTCACCATAGCCAGTGGTGGAGTGTTACCCAATattcacccagagctgctggcaaagAAGCGGGGATCAAAAGGAAAACTGGAAGCCATCATCACTCCACCCCCAGCAAAGAAGGCAAAGTCTccatcacagaaaaaaactgtATCAAAGAAAACAGGTGGAAAGAAAGGAGCAAGGAAATCCAAG AAGCAGGGAGAAGTGAGCAAATCAGCCAGTGCTGACAGTACAACAGAGGGAACTCCTGCAGATGGTTTCACAGTCCTGTCCACCAAAAGCCTGTTTCTTGGCCAGAAG ctgaaCCTTATTCACAGTGAAATCAGTAATTTAGCCGGCTTCGAGGTGGAGGCCATTATCAATCCTACCAATGCTGACATTGACCTTAAAGATGACCTAG GGAGCACTTTGGAAAAGAAAGGTGGCAAGGAGTTTGTGGAAGCCGTCATTGAGCTCCGCAAAAAGAACGGGCCGTTGGACATAGCCGGAG CTGTTGTCAGTGCTGGCCATGGACTGCCTGCAAAATTTGTGATCCACTGTAAtagcccaggctggggctcagACAaatgtgaggagctgctggagaagacAGTGAAGAactgcctggctctggctgatgaaaagaagctgaaatcAATTGCATTTCCTTCCATTGGCAGTGGCAG AAATGGCTTCCCAAAGCAAACAGCTGCTCAGCTGATCCTGAAAGCCATCTCCAGCTATTTTGTGTCTACAATGTCCTCTTCAATCAAGACGGTGTACTTCGTGCTCTTCGACAGCGAGAGTATAGGGATATACGTGCAGGAAATGGCCAAGCTAGATGCCAACTAA
- the LOC132080278 gene encoding core histone macro-H2A.1 isoform X3, producing the protein MSSRGGKKKSTKTSRSAKAGVIFPVGRMLRYIKKGHPKYRIGVGAPVYMAAVLEYLTAEILELAGNAARDNKKGRVTPRHILLAVANDEELNQLLKGVTIASGGVLPNIHPELLAKKRGSKGKLEAIITPPPAKKAKSPSQKKTVSKKTGGKKGARKSKKKQGEVSKSASADSTTEGTPADGFTVLSTKSLFLGQKLQVVQADIATIDSDAVVHPTNSDFYTGGEVGSTLEKKGGKEFVEAVIELRKKNGPLDIAGAVVSAGHGLPAKFVIHCNSPGWGSDKCEELLEKTVKNCLALADEKKLKSIAFPSIGSGRNGFPKQTAAQLILKAISSYFVSTMSSSIKTVYFVLFDSESIGIYVQEMAKLDAN; encoded by the exons ATGTCCAGCAGGGGTGGAAAGAAGAAGTCAACCAAGACTTCCCGCTCTGCGAAGGCTGGGGTCATATTCCCGGTTGGAAGAATGCTCCGCTACATTAAGAAAGGCCACCCCAAGTACAGAATTGGTGTTGGTGCTCCTGTGTACATGGCTGCTGTACTGGAATATCTAACTG CGGAAATTCTGGAAttggctggaaatgctgcaaggGACAACAAGAAGGGTCGAGTCACTCCTAGACACATCCTGTTGGCTGTAGCAAATGATGAAGAATTAAATCAG CTATTGAAAGGGGTCACCATAGCCAGTGGTGGAGTGTTACCCAATattcacccagagctgctggcaaagAAGCGGGGATCAAAAGGAAAACTGGAAGCCATCATCACTCCACCCCCAGCAAAGAAGGCAAAGTCTccatcacagaaaaaaactgtATCAAAGAAAACAGGTGGAAAGAAAGGAGCAAGGAAATCCAAG AAGAAGCAGGGAGAAGTGAGCAAATCAGCCAGTGCTGACAGTACAACAGAGGGAACTCCTGCAGATGGTTTCACAGTCCTGTCCACCAAAAGCCTGTTTCTTGGCCAGAAG TTGCAAGTTGTACAGGCTGACATTGCCACGATCGACAGTGATGCTGTCGTTCACCCGACAAACTCTGACTTCTACACCGGTGGTGAAGTAG GGAGCACTTTGGAAAAGAAAGGTGGCAAGGAGTTTGTGGAAGCCGTCATTGAGCTCCGCAAAAAGAACGGGCCGTTGGACATAGCCGGAG CTGTTGTCAGTGCTGGCCATGGACTGCCTGCAAAATTTGTGATCCACTGTAAtagcccaggctggggctcagACAaatgtgaggagctgctggagaagacAGTGAAGAactgcctggctctggctgatgaaaagaagctgaaatcAATTGCATTTCCTTCCATTGGCAGTGGCAG AAATGGCTTCCCAAAGCAAACAGCTGCTCAGCTGATCCTGAAAGCCATCTCCAGCTATTTTGTGTCTACAATGTCCTCTTCAATCAAGACGGTGTACTTCGTGCTCTTCGACAGCGAGAGTATAGGGATATACGTGCAGGAAATGGCCAAGCTAGATGCCAACTAA
- the LOC132080278 gene encoding core histone macro-H2A.1 isoform X4 has protein sequence MSSRGGKKKSTKTSRSAKAGVIFPVGRMLRYIKKGHPKYRIGVGAPVYMAAVLEYLTAEILELAGNAARDNKKGRVTPRHILLAVANDEELNQLLKGVTIASGGVLPNIHPELLAKKRGSKGKLEAIITPPPAKKAKSPSQKKTVSKKTGGKKGARKSKKQGEVSKSASADSTTEGTPADGFTVLSTKSLFLGQKLQVVQADIATIDSDAVVHPTNSDFYTGGEVGSTLEKKGGKEFVEAVIELRKKNGPLDIAGAVVSAGHGLPAKFVIHCNSPGWGSDKCEELLEKTVKNCLALADEKKLKSIAFPSIGSGRNGFPKQTAAQLILKAISSYFVSTMSSSIKTVYFVLFDSESIGIYVQEMAKLDAN, from the exons ATGTCCAGCAGGGGTGGAAAGAAGAAGTCAACCAAGACTTCCCGCTCTGCGAAGGCTGGGGTCATATTCCCGGTTGGAAGAATGCTCCGCTACATTAAGAAAGGCCACCCCAAGTACAGAATTGGTGTTGGTGCTCCTGTGTACATGGCTGCTGTACTGGAATATCTAACTG CGGAAATTCTGGAAttggctggaaatgctgcaaggGACAACAAGAAGGGTCGAGTCACTCCTAGACACATCCTGTTGGCTGTAGCAAATGATGAAGAATTAAATCAG CTATTGAAAGGGGTCACCATAGCCAGTGGTGGAGTGTTACCCAATattcacccagagctgctggcaaagAAGCGGGGATCAAAAGGAAAACTGGAAGCCATCATCACTCCACCCCCAGCAAAGAAGGCAAAGTCTccatcacagaaaaaaactgtATCAAAGAAAACAGGTGGAAAGAAAGGAGCAAGGAAATCCAAG AAGCAGGGAGAAGTGAGCAAATCAGCCAGTGCTGACAGTACAACAGAGGGAACTCCTGCAGATGGTTTCACAGTCCTGTCCACCAAAAGCCTGTTTCTTGGCCAGAAG TTGCAAGTTGTACAGGCTGACATTGCCACGATCGACAGTGATGCTGTCGTTCACCCGACAAACTCTGACTTCTACACCGGTGGTGAAGTAG GGAGCACTTTGGAAAAGAAAGGTGGCAAGGAGTTTGTGGAAGCCGTCATTGAGCTCCGCAAAAAGAACGGGCCGTTGGACATAGCCGGAG CTGTTGTCAGTGCTGGCCATGGACTGCCTGCAAAATTTGTGATCCACTGTAAtagcccaggctggggctcagACAaatgtgaggagctgctggagaagacAGTGAAGAactgcctggctctggctgatgaaaagaagctgaaatcAATTGCATTTCCTTCCATTGGCAGTGGCAG AAATGGCTTCCCAAAGCAAACAGCTGCTCAGCTGATCCTGAAAGCCATCTCCAGCTATTTTGTGTCTACAATGTCCTCTTCAATCAAGACGGTGTACTTCGTGCTCTTCGACAGCGAGAGTATAGGGATATACGTGCAGGAAATGGCCAAGCTAGATGCCAACTAA
- the LOC132080278 gene encoding core histone macro-H2A.1 isoform X1, translating to MSSRGGKKKSTKTSRSAKAGVIFPVGRMLRYIKKGHPKYRIGVGAPVYMAAVLEYLTAEILELAGNAARDNKKGRVTPRHILLAVANDEELNQLLKGVTIASGGVLPNIHPELLAKKRGSKGKLEAIITPPPAKKAKSPSQKKTVSKKTGGKKGARKSKKKQGEVSKSASADSTTEGTPADGFTVLSTKSLFLGQKLNLIHSEISNLAGFEVEAIINPTNADIDLKDDLGSTLEKKGGKEFVEAVIELRKKNGPLDIAGAVVSAGHGLPAKFVIHCNSPGWGSDKCEELLEKTVKNCLALADEKKLKSIAFPSIGSGRNGFPKQTAAQLILKAISSYFVSTMSSSIKTVYFVLFDSESIGIYVQEMAKLDAN from the exons ATGTCCAGCAGGGGTGGAAAGAAGAAGTCAACCAAGACTTCCCGCTCTGCGAAGGCTGGGGTCATATTCCCGGTTGGAAGAATGCTCCGCTACATTAAGAAAGGCCACCCCAAGTACAGAATTGGTGTTGGTGCTCCTGTGTACATGGCTGCTGTACTGGAATATCTAACTG CGGAAATTCTGGAAttggctggaaatgctgcaaggGACAACAAGAAGGGTCGAGTCACTCCTAGACACATCCTGTTGGCTGTAGCAAATGATGAAGAATTAAATCAG CTATTGAAAGGGGTCACCATAGCCAGTGGTGGAGTGTTACCCAATattcacccagagctgctggcaaagAAGCGGGGATCAAAAGGAAAACTGGAAGCCATCATCACTCCACCCCCAGCAAAGAAGGCAAAGTCTccatcacagaaaaaaactgtATCAAAGAAAACAGGTGGAAAGAAAGGAGCAAGGAAATCCAAG AAGAAGCAGGGAGAAGTGAGCAAATCAGCCAGTGCTGACAGTACAACAGAGGGAACTCCTGCAGATGGTTTCACAGTCCTGTCCACCAAAAGCCTGTTTCTTGGCCAGAAG ctgaaCCTTATTCACAGTGAAATCAGTAATTTAGCCGGCTTCGAGGTGGAGGCCATTATCAATCCTACCAATGCTGACATTGACCTTAAAGATGACCTAG GGAGCACTTTGGAAAAGAAAGGTGGCAAGGAGTTTGTGGAAGCCGTCATTGAGCTCCGCAAAAAGAACGGGCCGTTGGACATAGCCGGAG CTGTTGTCAGTGCTGGCCATGGACTGCCTGCAAAATTTGTGATCCACTGTAAtagcccaggctggggctcagACAaatgtgaggagctgctggagaagacAGTGAAGAactgcctggctctggctgatgaaaagaagctgaaatcAATTGCATTTCCTTCCATTGGCAGTGGCAG AAATGGCTTCCCAAAGCAAACAGCTGCTCAGCTGATCCTGAAAGCCATCTCCAGCTATTTTGTGTCTACAATGTCCTCTTCAATCAAGACGGTGTACTTCGTGCTCTTCGACAGCGAGAGTATAGGGATATACGTGCAGGAAATGGCCAAGCTAGATGCCAACTAA